In Terriglobus sp. TAA 43, a single window of DNA contains:
- a CDS encoding HNH endonuclease, whose translation MHSAKARKQKSLAKCHTLTPPGEDPRPRRGGTTLQTPVLVLNASYEPINICGARRALVLVLKGVARTEEEHGHTLHAACIRMPMPSVIRLLEYRRIPHQTRALSRKNILLRDRNTCQYCGCILTASELTLDHVLPRSRGGTSTWENLVACCHDCNRRKGNQLLHELQDMKLMREPRPFSLHTSRHIMRMLGSGDAAWRKYLYFEA comes from the coding sequence ATGCATTCCGCCAAAGCCCGTAAGCAGAAGTCGCTCGCCAAGTGCCACACCCTCACTCCACCCGGTGAGGATCCGCGTCCGCGTCGTGGAGGAACCACGTTGCAGACGCCAGTGCTGGTATTGAATGCCTCCTATGAACCCATCAACATTTGTGGTGCGCGTCGTGCGCTGGTGCTGGTGCTGAAAGGTGTGGCACGCACGGAAGAAGAGCATGGGCACACGCTGCATGCAGCCTGCATCCGCATGCCTATGCCGTCTGTGATTCGTCTGCTGGAGTATCGTCGTATTCCTCACCAGACACGCGCGCTGTCACGCAAGAACATTCTTCTGCGCGATCGGAACACTTGCCAGTACTGCGGTTGCATCCTGACTGCGAGCGAACTGACGCTGGACCATGTTCTGCCGCGTTCGCGTGGAGGCACGTCTACCTGGGAGAACCTGGTGGCATGTTGCCATGATTGCAACCGGCGCAAAGGAAACCAGCTATTACATGAGCTGCAGGATATGAAGTTGATGCGCGAGCCGCGACCGTTTTCGCTGCATACTTCCCGACATATCATGCGAATGTTGGGGTCTGGAGACGCGGCCTGGAGGAAGTATCTGTATTTTGAAGCGTGA
- a CDS encoding ComF family protein: MASVESGRLGGRCYHCAEPLGYEPSYQASGDEILCADCVATPPAFMRATAFGSYELMRHALRLFKFGNVRSLARPMGALLAEAVLAQAEGMPESLLVIPVPLFRRRRLYNQSHLLALAAMRVVRRRHPHWRMELAPRRMKRVHHRESQYRLSPDERRENVRGAFRVRGSVRGRHVLLVDDVYTTGATVTECTEVLLAAGAESVRVVTLARAGTQTPMLWSAPVEVTDHPARNKFGSPNYSHSVP, translated from the coding sequence ATGGCATCCGTTGAGAGCGGTCGCCTGGGTGGTCGCTGCTATCACTGTGCGGAGCCGTTGGGGTATGAGCCGTCGTATCAGGCGTCCGGCGACGAGATTCTTTGCGCCGATTGCGTAGCAACTCCTCCAGCTTTTATGCGCGCGACAGCTTTTGGTTCTTACGAGTTGATGCGGCATGCGCTTCGGCTGTTCAAGTTTGGCAATGTGCGGTCGCTGGCGCGGCCTATGGGGGCATTGTTAGCAGAGGCCGTTCTGGCCCAGGCAGAGGGCATGCCGGAATCGCTGCTGGTGATCCCGGTGCCGCTCTTCCGGCGACGTCGTTTGTATAACCAGAGCCATCTGCTGGCGCTTGCTGCGATGCGTGTGGTTCGGCGACGCCATCCGCACTGGAGGATGGAACTGGCTCCTCGGCGGATGAAGCGCGTTCATCACAGGGAATCGCAGTACCGCTTGTCGCCGGATGAGCGTCGCGAAAATGTGCGTGGCGCGTTTCGCGTGCGAGGCTCCGTTCGTGGACGCCATGTGCTGCTGGTGGATGATGTGTATACCACTGGCGCCACCGTAACGGAATGTACGGAAGTGTTGTTGGCCGCAGGGGCCGAGAGTGTGCGTGTGGTCACGTTGGCTCGCGCCGGTACTCAGACGCCTATGTTGTGGAGCGCGCCTGTAGAAGTTACCGACCATCCTGCGCGCAATAAATTTGGGAGCCCTAATTACTCGCATTCGGTGCCGTAG
- the egtB gene encoding ergothioneine biosynthesis protein EgtB translates to MATTVVSKVVSPVQATLLQRFLAARQATEEACRTLTAEDQMVQSCSEASPTKWHQAHTSWFFETFVLAKFLRGYQPFHPDFHWLFNSYYRSLGNEIPEKKLRASFSRPSLETIVAFRAHVNRHVEELLQQDNVPDDALRRIVLGIQHEQQHLELLLTDIKHAFFTNPLHPIYREAQVAADAEPTPSRWIEFEGGVQEIGYPLNTADPLDFCFDNETPQHRVYLQPYALENRLVTCGEYLAFMNDNAYTRAELWLSEGLDTIEQEHWEAPLYWQRCTDDSTGWRIFTMGGWRGLSTMLATPVCHVSLFEADAYARWRGCRLPTEAEWEHAASEAAMESTGLLEQGGLHPLAATSDGLTQMLGYAWEWTASAYTGYPGYAPLPGALGEYNGKFMSSQMVLRGGSVATPTSHIRTAYRNFFTPGTRWQFSGIRLARAFSHNE, encoded by the coding sequence ATGGCCACCACTGTTGTTTCAAAGGTCGTAAGTCCCGTGCAAGCCACGCTGCTGCAACGCTTTCTGGCCGCTCGGCAAGCCACCGAGGAAGCCTGCCGCACGCTGACCGCCGAGGATCAGATGGTGCAGTCCTGCTCGGAAGCCAGCCCCACCAAGTGGCATCAGGCGCACACAAGCTGGTTCTTTGAGACCTTCGTACTGGCAAAGTTCCTGCGCGGCTACCAGCCATTCCATCCCGATTTCCATTGGCTCTTCAATAGCTACTACCGCAGCCTGGGCAACGAAATTCCTGAGAAAAAACTCCGAGCATCGTTCTCGCGCCCGTCTCTGGAAACCATCGTCGCCTTCCGGGCGCATGTAAATCGCCACGTCGAAGAACTGCTGCAGCAAGACAATGTGCCCGACGACGCACTGCGCCGCATCGTGCTCGGCATCCAGCATGAACAGCAGCATCTCGAACTTCTGCTGACCGACATCAAGCACGCCTTCTTCACCAACCCCCTACACCCCATCTATCGCGAAGCGCAAGTAGCGGCAGACGCAGAACCCACACCTTCGCGCTGGATAGAGTTCGAGGGCGGCGTGCAGGAGATTGGCTACCCCCTCAACACAGCGGACCCGCTCGACTTCTGTTTTGACAATGAAACCCCGCAACACCGCGTGTACCTGCAGCCCTACGCTCTCGAGAATCGCCTCGTCACCTGCGGCGAATATCTCGCCTTCATGAACGACAACGCCTACACGCGCGCCGAACTGTGGCTCAGCGAAGGTTTGGACACGATCGAACAGGAACACTGGGAAGCGCCGCTCTACTGGCAGCGATGTACCGATGACAGCACAGGCTGGCGCATCTTCACCATGGGTGGATGGCGCGGCCTTTCCACCATGCTGGCCACGCCCGTATGCCACGTAAGCCTGTTTGAAGCCGACGCCTATGCACGCTGGCGTGGTTGTCGACTCCCAACCGAAGCGGAATGGGAACACGCAGCAAGCGAAGCAGCTATGGAATCAACCGGGCTTTTGGAACAAGGTGGACTCCATCCTCTCGCCGCCACCTCCGACGGCCTCACACAAATGCTGGGCTACGCATGGGAGTGGACAGCCTCCGCCTACACCGGCTATCCCGGCTACGCCCCACTTCCCGGCGCGCTAGGTGAATACAACGGCAAGTTCATGTCCAGCCAAATGGTGCTTCGCGGAGGCTCCGTCGCCACACCGACAAGCCACATCCGCACCGCCTATCGCAACTTCTTTACGCCGGGCACACGCTGGCAGTTTTCCGGCATCCGACTGGCACGCGCTTTTTCACATAACGAATAG
- the egtD gene encoding L-histidine N(alpha)-methyltransferase, with translation MSTSVSAPELLTPPAADLVQDAVAAAVHEGLSCTPKWLPAWLFYDAEGSRLFERITTLPEYYPTRTERAIFAGYADGIIGTAIRTWQQKHPGRNGRLRILELGAGTATKTGILLDAAVRRQGQTEYLPIDVSESAMAEACASMGRVQSGVTVSPQVANYVTDTLEIPQHDGPTMALYIGSSIGNFDPEEAATILCNLRRQLQPGDTLLLGTDMVKDRRKLEAAYNDHDGVTEAFNLNLLRRINRDLRSNFDLARFRHMAVWNEEQSRIEMHLQSLREQTVRIPALNVSFHFAKGETIHTENSYKFTSPSIASLLRTANYAPVEQWTDEQHWFAVTLATPE, from the coding sequence GTGAGCACATCCGTTTCTGCCCCTGAGCTTTTAACACCACCAGCCGCAGACCTCGTTCAGGATGCCGTGGCTGCAGCAGTGCATGAAGGCTTGTCTTGCACGCCAAAGTGGCTGCCCGCGTGGCTCTTTTACGACGCGGAAGGTTCGCGCCTGTTTGAACGCATCACCACGCTGCCTGAGTACTACCCCACACGCACCGAACGCGCCATCTTCGCGGGCTACGCCGACGGCATCATCGGCACCGCCATCCGCACATGGCAACAGAAACATCCCGGTCGGAACGGCCGTCTCCGCATCCTTGAACTCGGCGCAGGAACGGCGACGAAGACGGGCATCCTGCTCGACGCCGCAGTGCGTCGCCAGGGCCAGACAGAGTATCTGCCCATCGACGTGTCCGAGTCTGCAATGGCCGAAGCATGCGCCTCCATGGGACGCGTGCAGAGCGGCGTCACGGTATCGCCACAGGTAGCCAATTACGTCACCGACACGTTGGAAATCCCGCAGCACGACGGCCCCACGATGGCGCTCTACATCGGCAGCAGCATCGGCAACTTCGATCCAGAGGAAGCAGCCACTATCCTCTGCAATCTACGCAGACAACTGCAGCCCGGCGACACGCTATTGCTGGGCACAGACATGGTCAAGGATCGCCGCAAGCTTGAAGCCGCATACAACGATCACGACGGCGTGACAGAAGCCTTCAATCTGAATCTGCTGCGCCGCATCAACCGGGACCTTCGCTCCAACTTTGACCTCGCACGCTTTCGCCACATGGCAGTGTGGAATGAAGAACAATCGCGCATTGAAATGCATCTGCAATCACTGCGGGAACAGACTGTCCGCATTCCCGCGCTGAATGTGTCCTTCCACTTCGCAAAGGGTGAAACCATCCACACCGAGAACAGCTACAAATTCACTAGCCCATCCATTGCTTCCCTGCTGCGCACTGCAAACTATGCGCCGGTAGAACAATGGACAGATGAACAACATTGGTTCGCCGTGACACTGGCGACCCCCGAATAA
- a CDS encoding GH92 family glycosyl hydrolase, translating into MRFPSLHTFVACSLFLLAAAHAQQSPVAAVDPFIGTGPEGHTFPGAAVPFGMVQLSPDTQIRPFKQSYKWAAGYRYEDTTILGFSHTHFSGAGHSDLGDVLLQPISGDVNLEPGDAEHPGYRSKFSHVSEKASPGYYGVTLEDYGIKAELTATTRVGVHRYSYPANKPEHILIDLRSSIYNYPGKVLWSRLRVRNDGTITGMRETRGWAPGRQLYFAIRFSQPLTAHHLYNRESQPILYNGFKSPGNTPEDTQSMEGRGLIGVFDFASSPKPLVVKVAISPTSEDEAIANMDAEVPAFDFDAAHHAATAQWEKALGTVEITADADTRKSLYTALYHTLLAPSVSMDVDGSYRGPDNQIHKATGFNFVSSLSLWDTYRAEQPLMTLVQPASRTSDFANSMLASQKESPFGILPVWQFQGIETWCMIGYHAVPVLADAIAKDIPGFDKNAALDAMVASAKYAPYGNLGAYMKLGYVPVDNDQEAASKTVEYAFDDWTIAKTAEKLGRKDIATEFYKRAQYWRNNFNTKDGFVEPRLANGDYRTPFDPTKAGANSGFTEGNAWQYSWYQPQDELGLIKLLGGPDKLVAKLDEMFDQKVDPAKYADVEDISGMIGQYIHGNEPSHHLPYLYMYAGQPWRTQARLKQIVDSQYKPAPDGLVGNDDLGQMSAWLVFTSLGFYPVAPTSNEYVIGKPFVDHAAMHLPNGKTFTITAENLSDTNAFVQNVTLNGKPLDRSFLTHDELMNGGELHFVMSTKEKAAWSMKNHTAPYSMTK; encoded by the coding sequence ATGCGTTTCCCATCTCTTCACACATTCGTCGCGTGCAGCCTGTTCTTATTGGCTGCGGCCCACGCTCAGCAATCCCCCGTTGCTGCGGTCGATCCATTCATTGGCACCGGCCCAGAAGGTCACACCTTTCCGGGCGCAGCTGTGCCCTTCGGCATGGTGCAGCTCTCACCCGACACACAGATCCGCCCCTTCAAACAAAGCTACAAATGGGCCGCCGGATATCGCTATGAAGACACCACCATCCTCGGCTTCTCGCACACGCACTTCTCCGGTGCGGGCCACTCGGACTTAGGCGATGTCCTTCTGCAACCCATCAGCGGCGACGTGAACCTCGAGCCCGGCGATGCAGAACATCCAGGCTATCGCTCAAAGTTCAGCCACGTATCGGAAAAAGCATCACCCGGCTACTACGGTGTAACGCTCGAAGACTACGGCATCAAAGCCGAGCTCACCGCCACCACGCGCGTCGGCGTACATCGTTACAGTTACCCCGCCAACAAGCCCGAACACATCCTCATCGACCTGCGCTCCAGCATCTATAACTACCCCGGCAAAGTTCTGTGGTCGCGCCTGCGCGTACGCAACGACGGCACCATCACCGGCATGCGCGAAACCCGAGGCTGGGCACCGGGACGCCAGCTTTACTTCGCCATCCGTTTTTCGCAACCACTCACCGCGCATCATCTTTACAACCGCGAATCGCAACCCATCCTCTACAACGGATTCAAGTCTCCCGGCAACACACCGGAAGACACGCAGAGCATGGAAGGCCGCGGCCTCATCGGCGTCTTCGACTTCGCCTCATCTCCCAAGCCTTTAGTTGTGAAGGTGGCCATCTCGCCCACCAGCGAAGACGAAGCCATCGCCAACATGGACGCAGAAGTTCCCGCATTCGACTTTGACGCAGCCCATCACGCAGCCACTGCGCAGTGGGAAAAGGCGCTCGGCACAGTCGAAATCACCGCAGACGCCGACACACGCAAGAGCCTCTACACCGCGCTGTATCACACGCTCCTCGCTCCCTCCGTAAGCATGGACGTCGACGGCAGCTATCGCGGCCCCGACAACCAGATCCACAAAGCAACTGGTTTCAACTTCGTCAGCAGCCTCTCTCTATGGGACACCTACCGCGCAGAACAGCCGCTGATGACGCTGGTGCAACCCGCATCACGCACCAGTGATTTCGCCAACTCCATGCTCGCCTCGCAAAAGGAAAGCCCTTTCGGCATCCTCCCTGTCTGGCAGTTCCAGGGCATTGAAACATGGTGCATGATCGGCTATCACGCGGTACCCGTCCTCGCCGACGCCATCGCCAAAGACATCCCCGGCTTCGACAAAAACGCCGCACTCGATGCCATGGTTGCATCCGCAAAGTACGCGCCCTACGGCAACCTCGGCGCATACATGAAGCTCGGCTACGTCCCCGTGGACAACGATCAGGAAGCCGCATCGAAGACGGTCGAATACGCCTTCGACGATTGGACCATCGCCAAGACCGCAGAAAAACTGGGCCGCAAAGACATCGCCACCGAGTTCTACAAACGCGCACAATACTGGCGCAATAACTTCAACACCAAAGATGGATTCGTAGAACCGCGCCTAGCCAACGGCGACTACCGCACGCCCTTTGACCCCACCAAAGCAGGCGCAAACAGCGGCTTCACCGAAGGCAATGCATGGCAATACTCTTGGTATCAGCCGCAGGATGAACTCGGCCTTATCAAGTTACTCGGCGGCCCCGATAAGTTAGTCGCAAAACTCGACGAGATGTTCGATCAGAAAGTCGATCCCGCAAAGTACGCTGACGTGGAAGACATCTCCGGCATGATCGGCCAATACATCCACGGCAACGAACCAAGCCATCACCTTCCCTATCTCTACATGTACGCCGGTCAACCATGGCGCACACAGGCACGCCTCAAGCAGATCGTCGATTCGCAATACAAACCTGCACCCGATGGCCTCGTCGGTAACGACGACCTCGGACAGATGTCCGCGTGGCTGGTCTTCACATCGCTCGGCTTCTATCCCGTCGCGCCCACCAGCAATGAATACGTCATCGGCAAACCCTTCGTTGATCACGCAGCCATGCACCTGCCCAACGGCAAGACCTTCACCATCACCGCGGAAAACTTAAGCGACACCAACGCCTTCGTACAAAACGTCACACTCAATGGCAAGCCACTCGACCGCAGCTTCCTCACCCACGACGAACTAATGAACGGCGGCGAACTCCACTTCGTCATGAGCACCAAAGAAAAGGCAGCATGGTCCATGAAAAACCACACTGCCCCATACTCCATGACGAAATAG
- a CDS encoding TonB-dependent receptor, giving the protein MRTRFVSSLVMAAVCVTVPAISFAQYENGSVVGTVRDASGAVIANATVTVTNRATGVVSTRQSDDHGDFEVPALRVGQYDVQITKEGFAPTTATNITVSVAARQRVDMSLAVGTASTTVEVSDVALRVETDTSQRGEIVTQHQTASLPLVGRNYSDLVGLAPGVRQTGNAITTTSNTGLVREGSFNVNGQRSMFNNYLLDGMDNNAYGESNQGFSNQIIQPPPDSVAAFQVVTNNESAEYGRGSGATVNVASAQGTNTYHGRVYEFIRNTDLNAIGFFAPPGGKKPQFNRNQFGGNVGGRIIRDHAFFFLDYEGLRQVRKQVTSATLPTPTQLNGVFSKTVYDPYNSTAYAAGTSILASSNISPIARTIAGYIKTLNPGTAAASNFTTLQRSNNRTDKGDLRLDYTFNQRNSMFVRASQLKTNALDAPVFGLPLDGQSNGNQRILDQQLAGGYTRVIGANQLLDVRVSVSKTKAGKYSTSIGTNPGFTFPGLPTDPTVAGGIPGIGITGFAALGRQTTNPQFQNPAVFNPKVNYSWMRGNHSLKFGYEYQKVWMDVQDTNPLYGGYTFGGGFTRFQNGVAQGTANSDNYFADFLFGASSVYSLSSYFVAKLRTNGSFAYVQDDWKVSPNLTINVGLRYEYVSPYSDAQNRLTNFDPTSSGAQTGSISAFVPASSSNKYGFSPDFNNFGPRVGFSYAPDSNTTVRGGFGISFAHYDRAGSGNVLAINPPNALFTNASQTAPAAGGSAGTYVRFDAGFPSTTLTFNPITANPSYIDGKRYRDSYVESYYLSVQRQLAKNTLLDIAYVGNHGLKLLQLANYNQKDPNNNFARPLPAYGDITYPIREAYSHYDSIQVKYEQQMVAGLTLLNSFTYGHALDNAGASLESNTPAPQDLRNLGADYGNSDYNQPVYNVTSLVYELPFGRGQRYMSGGGITNEIVGGWQISAINSAASGYQFNITDTPAANLQVTASSVPTYRGGNIYRPNRINPSAPLYTLDKKRSTGTSLQYLNVGATYTPSSGAVLAIPTATPFGNIARNVGRSPAINFLNLAVNKRFTVTERVNMEFRSELYNILNHTNFASPGGGISNSGTTLAGGTINATLDPRIVQFGLKVIF; this is encoded by the coding sequence ATGCGTACAAGATTTGTATCTTCTCTCGTGATGGCGGCAGTGTGCGTTACTGTACCCGCGATCTCCTTCGCACAATATGAAAACGGTAGCGTGGTTGGAACGGTTCGCGATGCTTCGGGCGCGGTCATTGCGAACGCGACGGTCACCGTAACGAATCGCGCGACGGGCGTTGTGAGCACGCGTCAGAGCGACGACCATGGCGACTTTGAAGTACCTGCGCTGCGCGTGGGGCAGTATGACGTGCAGATTACCAAGGAAGGCTTTGCACCGACTACGGCTACGAACATCACCGTGTCGGTGGCTGCGCGTCAGCGTGTGGACATGAGCCTGGCGGTTGGCACAGCAAGCACCACGGTGGAAGTGAGCGACGTGGCGCTGCGTGTGGAAACGGATACGAGTCAGCGTGGCGAAATTGTGACGCAGCACCAGACGGCAAGCCTTCCGCTGGTGGGTCGTAACTACTCTGACCTTGTGGGTCTTGCCCCGGGTGTTCGCCAGACGGGCAATGCAATTACCACCACCAGCAACACGGGGCTTGTGCGCGAAGGTTCATTCAACGTGAATGGCCAGCGTTCCATGTTTAATAACTATCTGCTGGACGGTATGGATAACAACGCTTACGGCGAATCCAACCAGGGTTTCAGCAACCAGATCATTCAGCCGCCGCCCGATTCCGTGGCTGCTTTCCAAGTTGTGACGAACAATGAGAGCGCGGAGTATGGCCGCGGCAGCGGTGCCACTGTCAACGTGGCTTCGGCGCAGGGTACGAATACGTATCACGGTCGTGTGTATGAATTCATTCGCAACACGGACCTGAATGCGATTGGATTCTTCGCGCCTCCGGGTGGCAAGAAGCCGCAGTTTAACCGCAACCAGTTTGGCGGTAACGTTGGCGGTCGCATTATTCGCGACCACGCGTTCTTCTTCTTGGATTACGAGGGATTGCGCCAGGTGCGTAAGCAGGTGACCTCTGCGACTCTGCCGACGCCTACGCAGTTGAATGGTGTGTTCAGTAAGACTGTGTATGACCCGTATAACAGCACGGCTTATGCCGCGGGTACTTCGATTCTCGCTTCGTCGAATATCTCGCCCATTGCGCGTACGATCGCGGGCTATATCAAGACATTGAATCCAGGAACCGCGGCTGCTTCTAACTTCACGACGCTTCAGCGTTCGAATAACCGCACAGACAAGGGCGACCTTCGCCTGGACTATACGTTTAATCAGCGCAACTCCATGTTTGTGCGCGCGTCGCAGTTGAAGACGAATGCATTGGATGCTCCTGTGTTTGGCCTGCCGCTGGATGGCCAGTCGAATGGAAACCAGCGCATTCTGGATCAGCAGTTGGCAGGCGGTTACACGCGTGTGATTGGTGCGAACCAATTGCTCGATGTGCGTGTAAGCGTTTCGAAGACGAAGGCTGGTAAGTACTCCACTTCGATCGGTACGAATCCGGGATTCACGTTCCCTGGTCTGCCGACAGATCCTACCGTTGCAGGCGGTATCCCTGGAATCGGTATCACTGGCTTTGCTGCACTTGGACGTCAGACGACGAATCCGCAGTTCCAGAATCCTGCTGTGTTCAACCCGAAGGTGAACTATTCGTGGATGCGCGGTAACCATTCGCTGAAGTTTGGTTACGAATATCAGAAGGTTTGGATGGATGTGCAGGACACCAATCCTTTGTATGGCGGCTATACCTTTGGTGGTGGCTTCACGCGCTTCCAGAATGGTGTTGCGCAGGGTACAGCGAACAGCGATAACTACTTTGCGGACTTCCTTTTCGGCGCAAGCAGCGTATATTCACTGTCCAGCTACTTTGTGGCAAAGCTGCGTACCAATGGAAGTTTTGCTTATGTGCAGGATGATTGGAAGGTCTCGCCGAACCTCACGATTAACGTGGGCCTGCGTTATGAGTACGTTTCGCCGTACTCCGACGCGCAGAACCGTTTGACGAACTTCGATCCGACCTCATCGGGTGCCCAGACTGGTTCTATCTCCGCGTTTGTACCTGCAAGCAGCAGTAACAAGTACGGCTTCAGCCCTGACTTCAATAACTTTGGACCACGCGTTGGCTTCTCGTATGCACCGGATTCGAACACCACGGTGCGTGGAGGCTTTGGTATCAGCTTTGCTCACTATGACCGCGCAGGATCTGGCAACGTGCTTGCCATCAACCCGCCAAACGCACTCTTTACCAATGCTTCGCAGACGGCTCCCGCTGCAGGCGGAAGTGCTGGCACGTATGTACGTTTCGATGCGGGCTTCCCATCCACGACACTTACCTTTAACCCGATTACAGCGAACCCAAGCTACATCGATGGCAAGCGCTACCGCGATAGCTATGTGGAGAGCTACTACCTAAGTGTGCAGCGCCAGCTTGCAAAGAACACACTGCTGGATATCGCTTATGTTGGCAATCATGGTTTGAAGCTGCTGCAGCTTGCGAACTATAACCAGAAGGACCCGAACAACAATTTCGCTCGTCCGCTGCCAGCGTATGGTGACATCACGTATCCCATCCGCGAAGCTTACTCTCACTACGACTCCATCCAGGTGAAGTATGAGCAGCAGATGGTGGCAGGACTGACGTTGTTGAACAGCTTCACGTATGGCCATGCGTTGGATAACGCTGGTGCATCGCTGGAGAGCAACACGCCTGCACCGCAGGATCTGCGCAACCTTGGCGCGGATTATGGCAACAGCGATTACAACCAGCCGGTTTACAACGTCACCAGCCTTGTATACGAGTTGCCGTTTGGTCGCGGTCAGCGTTATATGAGCGGTGGCGGTATCACGAATGAAATCGTGGGTGGATGGCAGATTTCTGCGATCAACTCTGCGGCAAGCGGATACCAGTTCAACATCACGGATACACCGGCGGCGAACCTGCAGGTGACGGCGAGCAGCGTGCCGACGTATCGCGGCGGCAATATCTATCGCCCGAACCGCATTAATCCCTCGGCTCCGCTGTACACGCTGGATAAGAAGCGTTCCACTGGAACGTCACTGCAGTACCTGAATGTTGGTGCGACGTATACGCCGTCGAGCGGTGCTGTACTTGCGATTCCGACCGCAACACCGTTCGGCAACATTGCGCGCAATGTTGGGCGTTCGCCTGCGATCAACTTCCTGAACCTTGCTGTGAACAAGCGCTTCACCGTAACAGAGCGTGTGAACATGGAGTTCCGCAGCGAGCTTTACAACATTCTGAACCACACCAATTTTGCATCGCCGGGCGGTGGTATCTCCAACAGCGGTACCACGCTGGCTGGTGGCACGATCAACGCGACGCTTGATCCTCGTATTGTGCAGTTTGGTTTGAAGGTGATCTTCTAA
- a CDS encoding glycerophosphodiester phosphodiesterase family protein: MNLRLFPTAVFLLAAAPLVAQQAASTSDMQNPWITLMTKAAAHAKQHGARTPLLSPNDHTVVRMTGSPADMPLVPVKQLQAMGIHVVPWTTNDPEQMRAIIRTGVDGLISDRPDLLQQVLKEERAANPNDETLKRFVVSAHRGGRGLRPENTLPSFESGLDQLATELETDTGVSTDGVSTIWHDQFYSPQACRKADGSAYTMENRIYLRDISSTDAGKTLICDVIHFGNAQKNDAALSPVTVAFAKKESMPSIYAPTNVPQLFRFVKFYVDYYTTGAGKSDPHAKERAANARTAHFNIETKIVPDVTMSSQGRPVPKGFENHTKPPQAFVDALAGTIAKEHMEGRAAIQSFDFRTLQLIEEQYPKIQTFYLTESPKTLSSDFVPAQLRVGR, translated from the coding sequence ATGAATCTTCGACTGTTTCCCACTGCTGTTTTTCTTCTCGCCGCTGCGCCGCTTGTTGCACAGCAGGCTGCATCTACTTCTGATATGCAGAATCCGTGGATCACGCTGATGACGAAGGCCGCTGCTCATGCCAAACAGCATGGCGCGCGTACTCCGCTGCTGTCACCCAATGACCACACTGTGGTGCGCATGACGGGTTCACCTGCAGATATGCCGCTGGTCCCTGTGAAGCAGTTGCAGGCGATGGGCATTCACGTGGTGCCGTGGACGACAAATGATCCGGAACAGATGCGCGCTATTATCCGCACAGGTGTGGATGGACTGATCAGCGATCGCCCGGACTTGCTGCAGCAGGTATTGAAGGAAGAGCGTGCTGCGAATCCTAACGATGAGACGCTGAAGCGTTTTGTTGTGAGCGCGCACCGTGGTGGCCGTGGGCTGCGTCCGGAAAATACTTTGCCGAGTTTTGAAAGCGGTCTGGATCAGCTTGCGACGGAGCTGGAAACAGATACAGGTGTTTCGACCGATGGCGTTTCGACCATTTGGCATGACCAGTTCTATAGCCCGCAGGCATGCCGCAAGGCCGATGGTTCCGCGTACACGATGGAGAATCGCATCTATTTGCGCGATATTTCGTCGACCGATGCGGGGAAGACGCTGATCTGTGACGTGATTCATTTTGGCAATGCGCAGAAGAATGATGCCGCGCTGTCGCCGGTGACGGTTGCGTTTGCGAAGAAGGAAAGCATGCCGTCGATCTATGCCCCGACGAATGTGCCGCAGTTGTTCCGCTTTGTGAAGTTCTATGTGGACTACTACACGACGGGCGCGGGAAAGAGCGATCCGCATGCGAAGGAGCGCGCTGCGAATGCGCGTACGGCGCACTTCAATATTGAGACGAAAATCGTTCCCGACGTGACGATGAGCAGCCAGGGACGTCCGGTGCCGAAGGGTTTCGAGAACCATACGAAGCCGCCGCAGGCGTTTGTGGATGCGCTTGCCGGAACCATTGCCAAGGAACACATGGAAGGCCGTGCCGCAATTCAGAGCTTTGACTTCCGGACGTTGCAACTGATCGAGGAGCAGTATCCGAAGATTCAGACGTTTTATCTGACGGAGAGCCCCAAGACGCTGAGCAGCGATTTTGTTCCTGCGCAACTTCGTGTTGGACGGTAA